The Cherax quadricarinatus isolate ZL_2023a chromosome 43, ASM3850222v1, whole genome shotgun sequence genome has a segment encoding these proteins:
- the LOC128706100 gene encoding zinc finger protein 84-like, producing the protein MKVSVDKHFQCLECLKLFKNRRGLTKHMRVHSTERPYQCLECFKGFKEKLFLTEHMRSHTGEKPYVCPVCLKAFSRKSTLKHHTRVHTDDKPHQCTECPKKFSFRFTLIEHMRIHTGEKPYQCPECLKKFQQRAHLKEHKRIHTGEKPHQCSQCLKQFSWKSSLWHHMRAHAGTKPHQCPQCQREFASKSHLTDHMRTHTGERPYRCSICLKDFTRRYSLTLHMQIHTGEKPFQCPDCLKEFSKKPYLTDHMKTHTEVKPYQCSTCLKEFRRKSHIINHMRTHSGTKRYHCSECQEDFPKKAYLTEHMNVHAEHKQMIACSM; encoded by the coding sequence ATGAAGGTGAGTGTAGATAAACATTTCCAATGTTTGGAGTGTTTAAAACTCTTCAAAAATAGACGTGGACTCACCAAGCACATGAGAGTACATTCAACAGAGAGACCATACCAATGTTTGGAGTGTTTTAAGGGGTTTAAAGAGAAATTATTCCTAACTGAGCACATGCGCAGTCACACAGGAGAGAAGCCATATGTGTGTCCCGTATGTCTCAAAGCATTTTCACGAAAATCAACACTAAAACATCACACGCGAGTTCACACCGATGATAAACCACACCAGTGTACTGAATGTCCAAAGAAATTCTCATTCAGGTTTACTCTGATAGAACACATGCGAATCCACACTGGGGAGAAGCCATACCAGTGTCCTGAGTGTTTGAAAAAGTTCCAGCAACGAGCGCATTTAAAGGAACACAAGCGGATCCACACTGGAGAGAAACCTCATCAATGTTCTCAGTGTCTTAAACAGTTCTCCTGGAAGTCATCTCTGTGGCATCACATGAGAGCTCATGCTGGAACAAAACCACATCAGTGTCCTCAGTGTCAGAGAGAATTTGCCTCTAAGTCACATTTGACAGACCACATGAGgactcacacaggagagagaccATACAGGTGTTCAATCTGTCTGAAAGACTTTACTCGCAGATATTCTCTGACTCTCCACATGCAGATCCACACTGGGGAAAAACCATTCCAGTGCCCAGACTGTCTTAAAGAATTCTCAAAAAAACCATATCTGACTGACCACATGAAGACTCACACTGAGGTCAAACCATACCAGTGTTCAACGTGTCTCAAGGAATTTAGACGCAAATCACACATTATAAATCACATGAGGACTCACTCTGGCACTAAGAGGTACCATTGTTCAGAGTGCCAGGAGGACTTTCCTAAGAAAGCTTACCTGACGGAACACATGAACGTTCATGCAGAACACAAACAAATGATTGCTTGTAGCATGTGA